Proteins encoded in a region of the Zea mays cultivar B73 chromosome 4, Zm-B73-REFERENCE-NAM-5.0, whole genome shotgun sequence genome:
- the LOC100303785 gene encoding uncharacterized protein isoform X14, with product MNERQRQAVVRKGFFNILDMTIDALGSRTHLCWLMEKLDPKDMTLRIGPGKELKITKETVHLILGLPNTGGGKPLNIDEVNAAVNLRSSLGISKDEFGVAKLQERLRLGGDDDLSIRCFFLILFNRLLFPTASWSISNNEVLLTEQLDRFPHIDWCHLIFNDLCEAAHKWHNRSTTNVSATIYGCSIVVLVYYLDHLHHAVAPNNKSDTPRIKYFDKKTIKALSMADKRKPRQGGEPFGHCDFRSSSETCYAPTPEFHGQFEFQFSSDAFDVAQNAPCGHHTISIQVPLIKDMISSKIQQLPAYHHPKFEAKLRAYDSEVGKSFATINQRLSKIVKKQYDLADTFGELIDEVLRAEINSPDNKDDMIEPSNPSASDPLMTATQLESQMIVTQVEAIYKRQQEMCRAFESSRDESVTPQNIRGDTTEDDALQLDSGLVLDQILSGNETYMMHKTRHDSVPLTQMDCVRALRQFLCAKVMDLNRNVIDFGEYVGTCRDIQRSFADGECLDNVFMQCFIDCVRDDATNHIPPLTAHQLILDAIVGAILNFEEQEQHSNTHRPYDPAILENYLSKTLPSFKQLDEYKSIMVPMLRAGHWTLYVINFQNRCIHILDSNPYGPELGETTWESYHYVQMDIGKRKLPWARLIMVRLNMALQHVRPRSNLPRFDNFPIDMAPNCPTMKAGSNDCGFFAMRYIQYYDYMDGAINVVIDSDNSGDLRALALYYLIFHRLNKNRSLSPELERFKFPHY from the exons ATGAATGAAAGGCAACGCCAAGCTGTAGTGAGGAAAGGGTTCTTCAACATACTTGACATGACCATCGATGCACTTGGAAGCCGAACACACCTTTGTTGGCTGATGGAGAAGCTAGACCCGAAAGACATGACTCTTCGCATTGGTCCAGGCAAAGAGctgaaaatcaccaaggagaccgTCCATCTCATCCTGGGTTTACCCAATACTGGTGGTGGGAAGCCTCTAAACATTGATGAAGTAAATGCAGCTGTTAACCTTAGGTCATCACTTGGCATCAGCAAAGATGAGTTTGGAGTTGCAAAGCTGCAAGAACGATTAAGATTAGGAGGCGATGATGACCTCTCAATTCGATGTTTTTTCTTGATCCTTTTCAACCGGCTGCTATTCCCAACTGCTAGCTGGTCTATATCCAACAATGAGGTGCTCTTGACAGAACAATTGGATCGTTTCCCTCATATTGATTGGTGTCATCTCATATTCAACGACTTATGTGAAGCTGCCCATAAATGGCATAACAGAAGCACTACAAATGTGTCGGCGACGATATATGGGTGTTCCATTGTCGTTCTT GTGTACTACCTGGACCACCTCCACCACGCTGTAGCCCCCAACAACAAAAGCGACACACCGCGTATCAAATATTTTGACAAGAAAACCATAAAAGCATTGTCAATGGCTGATAAGAGGAAGCCACGTCAGGGCGGTGAACCATTTGGCCACTGTGAT TTTCGGAGCAGCTCAGAGACCTGTTACGCCCCTACACCTGAATTTCATGGTCAATTCGAG tttcaGTTCAGTTCAGATGCATTTGATGTAGCCCAAAATGCACCCTGTGGACATCACACCATCTCTATTCAAGTTCCACTTATCAAAGACATGATTTCAAGCAAGATTCAGCAACTCCCTGCATATCACCATCCCAAATTTGAAGCAAAGCTGCGTGCTTACGACTCAGAGGTTGGCAAGTCATTTGCCACTATCAACCAACGTCTTAGCAAGATTGTCAAAAAGCAGTACGACCTAGCAGACACATTTGGAGAGTTGATTGACGAGGTTCTTCGTGCTGAGATAAATAGTCCAGACAACAAAGATGACATGATAGAACCTTCCAATCCCTCAGCATCAG ATCCACTAATGACAGCCACGCAGCTGGAGTCGCAGATGATAGTCACTCAGGTGGAGGCCATATATAAAAGACAACAGGAAATGTGCCGAGCCTTCGAGAGTTCTCGTGATGAATCAGTCACACCTCAAAACATC CGGGGTGACACGACGGAAGATGATGCTCTTCAACTTGACTCTGGCCTAGTTTTGGACCAGATTCTAAGTGGCAAT GAGACATATATGATGCACAAAACACGACACGACTCTGTGCCACTCACACAAATGGACTGTGTTCGCGCCCTTCGACAATTCCTGTGTGCTAAGGTCATGGATTTGAACAG AAATGTCATTGATTTTGGTGAATATGTCGGTACTTGTCGTGATATACAACGATCGTTTGCCGATGGGGAGTGCCTTGACAATGTTTTCATGCAATGCTTCATTGATTGTGTTCGTGATGACGCCACAAATCATATCCCTCCACTAACTGCTCATCAACTTATCCTAGACGCCATTGTTGGG GCTATATTGAACTTCGAGGAGCAGGAACAACACAGTAACACTCATCGGCCGTATGACCCAGCCATCCTAGAGAATTACTTGTCAAAGACACTGCCTTCGTTCAAGCAGTTGGACGAATACAAATCG ATCATGGTCCCTATGCTCCGCGCGGGACATTGGACGTTGTATGTTATCAATTTTCAGAATCGATGCATACACATTCTAGACTCCAATCCATACGGACCAGAACTTGGTGAGACTACATGGGAAAGTTACCATTATGTTCAAATGGACATCGGGAAAAGGAAGTTACCATGGGCCAGACTAATAATGGTTAGACTAAACATGGCTCTCCAACATGTTCGACCAAGATCAAACCTACCTAGATTTGACAACTTTCCAATCGACATGGCTCCAAACTGTCCCACAATGAAAGCAGGGTCTAACGACTGTGGCTTCTTTGCTATGAGGTACATACAATATTATGACTATATGGATGGTGCTATCAATGTAGTTATAGACTCG GATAATTCAGGTGACCTCCGCGCTCTTGCCTTGTATTACCTGATCTTCCATCGACTAAACAAGAATCGCTCATTGTCTCCAGAATTAGAAAGATTCAAGTTCCCCCATTATTAG
- the LOC100303785 gene encoding uncharacterized protein isoform X7, which translates to MRKTKIPNELSHSGMEIKVWSKDWRLNIRCNPQDVLVCIQIMNERQRQAVVRKGFFNILDMTIDALGSRTHLCWLMEKLDPKDMTLRIGPGKELKITKETVHLILGLPNTGGGKPLNIDEVNAAVNLRSSLGISKDEFGVAKLQERLRLGGDDDLSIRCFFLILFNRLLFPTASWSISNNEVLLTEQLDRFPHIDWCHLIFNDLCEAAHKWHNRSTTNVSATIYGCSIVVLVYYLDHLHHAVAPNNKSDTPRIKYFDKKTIKALSMADKRKPRQGGEPFGHCDFRSSSETCYAPTPEFHGQFEFQFSSDAFDVAQNAPCGHHTISIQVPLIKDMISSKIQQLPAYHHPKFEAKLRAYDSEVGKSFATINQRLSKIVKKQYDLADTFGELIDEVLRAEINSPDNKDDMIEPSNPSASGQSSSYYICILYPSINYTNTSSAGLTCSSLKIVSIHTLDPLMTATQLESQMIVTQVEAIYKRQQEMCRAFESSRDESVTPQNIRGDTTEDDALQLDSGLVLDQILSGNETYMMHKTRHDSVPLTQMDCVRALRQFLCAKVMDLNRNVIDFGEYVGTCRDIQRSFADGECLDNVFMQCFIDCVRDDATNHIPPLTAHQLILDAIVGAILNFEEQEQHSNTHRPYDPAILENYLSKTLPSFKQLDEYKSIMVPMLRAGHWTLYVINFQNRCIHILDSNPYGPELGETTWESYHYVQMDIGKRKLPWARLIMVRLNMALQHVRPRSNLPRFDNFPIDMAPNCPTMKAGSNDCGFFAMRYIQYYDYMDGAINVVIDSDNSGDLRALALYYLIFHRLNKNRSLSPELERFKFPHY; encoded by the exons AGACTAAACATTAGATGCAACCCCCAAGATGTTCTTGTTTGCATTCAGATAATGAATGAAAGGCAACGCCAAGCTGTAGTGAGGAAAGGGTTCTTCAACATACTTGACATGACCATCGATGCACTTGGAAGCCGAACACACCTTTGTTGGCTGATGGAGAAGCTAGACCCGAAAGACATGACTCTTCGCATTGGTCCAGGCAAAGAGctgaaaatcaccaaggagaccgTCCATCTCATCCTGGGTTTACCCAATACTGGTGGTGGGAAGCCTCTAAACATTGATGAAGTAAATGCAGCTGTTAACCTTAGGTCATCACTTGGCATCAGCAAAGATGAGTTTGGAGTTGCAAAGCTGCAAGAACGATTAAGATTAGGAGGCGATGATGACCTCTCAATTCGATGTTTTTTCTTGATCCTTTTCAACCGGCTGCTATTCCCAACTGCTAGCTGGTCTATATCCAACAATGAGGTGCTCTTGACAGAACAATTGGATCGTTTCCCTCATATTGATTGGTGTCATCTCATATTCAACGACTTATGTGAAGCTGCCCATAAATGGCATAACAGAAGCACTACAAATGTGTCGGCGACGATATATGGGTGTTCCATTGTCGTTCTT GTGTACTACCTGGACCACCTCCACCACGCTGTAGCCCCCAACAACAAAAGCGACACACCGCGTATCAAATATTTTGACAAGAAAACCATAAAAGCATTGTCAATGGCTGATAAGAGGAAGCCACGTCAGGGCGGTGAACCATTTGGCCACTGTGAT TTTCGGAGCAGCTCAGAGACCTGTTACGCCCCTACACCTGAATTTCATGGTCAATTCGAG tttcaGTTCAGTTCAGATGCATTTGATGTAGCCCAAAATGCACCCTGTGGACATCACACCATCTCTATTCAAGTTCCACTTATCAAAGACATGATTTCAAGCAAGATTCAGCAACTCCCTGCATATCACCATCCCAAATTTGAAGCAAAGCTGCGTGCTTACGACTCAGAGGTTGGCAAGTCATTTGCCACTATCAACCAACGTCTTAGCAAGATTGTCAAAAAGCAGTACGACCTAGCAGACACATTTGGAGAGTTGATTGACGAGGTTCTTCGTGCTGAGATAAATAGTCCAGACAACAAAGATGACATGATAGAACCTTCCAATCCCTCAGCATCAGGTCAGTCATCCAGTTACTATATATGTATCCTGTATCCAAGCATAAATTACACCAATACATCTTCAGCTGGATTAACATGCTCCAGTTTGAAGATTGTTTCAATCCATACACTCG ATCCACTAATGACAGCCACGCAGCTGGAGTCGCAGATGATAGTCACTCAGGTGGAGGCCATATATAAAAGACAACAGGAAATGTGCCGAGCCTTCGAGAGTTCTCGTGATGAATCAGTCACACCTCAAAACATC CGGGGTGACACGACGGAAGATGATGCTCTTCAACTTGACTCTGGCCTAGTTTTGGACCAGATTCTAAGTGGCAAT GAGACATATATGATGCACAAAACACGACACGACTCTGTGCCACTCACACAAATGGACTGTGTTCGCGCCCTTCGACAATTCCTGTGTGCTAAGGTCATGGATTTGAACAG AAATGTCATTGATTTTGGTGAATATGTCGGTACTTGTCGTGATATACAACGATCGTTTGCCGATGGGGAGTGCCTTGACAATGTTTTCATGCAATGCTTCATTGATTGTGTTCGTGATGACGCCACAAATCATATCCCTCCACTAACTGCTCATCAACTTATCCTAGACGCCATTGTTGGG GCTATATTGAACTTCGAGGAGCAGGAACAACACAGTAACACTCATCGGCCGTATGACCCAGCCATCCTAGAGAATTACTTGTCAAAGACACTGCCTTCGTTCAAGCAGTTGGACGAATACAAATCG ATCATGGTCCCTATGCTCCGCGCGGGACATTGGACGTTGTATGTTATCAATTTTCAGAATCGATGCATACACATTCTAGACTCCAATCCATACGGACCAGAACTTGGTGAGACTACATGGGAAAGTTACCATTATGTTCAAATGGACATCGGGAAAAGGAAGTTACCATGGGCCAGACTAATAATGGTTAGACTAAACATGGCTCTCCAACATGTTCGACCAAGATCAAACCTACCTAGATTTGACAACTTTCCAATCGACATGGCTCCAAACTGTCCCACAATGAAAGCAGGGTCTAACGACTGTGGCTTCTTTGCTATGAGGTACATACAATATTATGACTATATGGATGGTGCTATCAATGTAGTTATAGACTCG GATAATTCAGGTGACCTCCGCGCTCTTGCCTTGTATTACCTGATCTTCCATCGACTAAACAAGAATCGCTCATTGTCTCCAGAATTAGAAAGATTCAAGTTCCCCCATTATTAG
- the LOC100303785 gene encoding uncharacterized protein isoform X11, producing MNERQRQAVVRKGFFNILDMTIDALGSRTHLCWLMEKLDPKDMTLRIGPGKELKITKETVHLILGLPNTGGGKPLNIDEVNAAVNLRSSLGISKDEFGVAKLQERLRLGGDDDLSIRCFFLILFNRLLFPTASWSISNNEVLLTEQLDRFPHIDWCHLIFNDLCEAAHKWHNRSTTNVSATIYGCSIVVLVYYLDHLHHAVAPNNKSDTPRIKYFDKKTIKALSMADKRKPRQGGEPFGHCDFRSSSETCYAPTPEFHGQFEFQFSSDAFDVAQNAPCGHHTISIQVPLIKDMISSKIQQLPAYHHPKFEAKLRAYDSEVGKSFATINQRLSKIVKKQYDLADTFGELIDEVLRAEINSPDNKDDMIEPSNPSASGQSSSYYICILYPSINYTNTSSAGLTCSSLKIVSIHTLDPLMTATQLESQMIVTQVEAIYKRQQEMCRAFESSRDESVTPQNIRGDTTEDDALQLDSGLVLDQILSGNETYMMHKTRHDSVPLTQMDCVRALRQFLCAKVMDLNRNVIDFGEYVGTCRDIQRSFADGECLDNVFMQCFIDCVRDDATNHIPPLTAHQLILDAIVGAILNFEEQEQHSNTHRPYDPAILENYLSKTLPSFKQLDEYKSIMVPMLRAGHWTLYVINFQNRCIHILDSNPYGPELGETTWESYHYVQMDIGKRKLPWARLIMVRLNMALQHVRPRSNLPRFDNFPIDMAPNCPTMKAGSNDCGFFAMRYIQYYDYMDGAINVVIDSDNSGDLRALALYYLIFHRLNKNRSLSPELERFKFPHY from the exons ATGAATGAAAGGCAACGCCAAGCTGTAGTGAGGAAAGGGTTCTTCAACATACTTGACATGACCATCGATGCACTTGGAAGCCGAACACACCTTTGTTGGCTGATGGAGAAGCTAGACCCGAAAGACATGACTCTTCGCATTGGTCCAGGCAAAGAGctgaaaatcaccaaggagaccgTCCATCTCATCCTGGGTTTACCCAATACTGGTGGTGGGAAGCCTCTAAACATTGATGAAGTAAATGCAGCTGTTAACCTTAGGTCATCACTTGGCATCAGCAAAGATGAGTTTGGAGTTGCAAAGCTGCAAGAACGATTAAGATTAGGAGGCGATGATGACCTCTCAATTCGATGTTTTTTCTTGATCCTTTTCAACCGGCTGCTATTCCCAACTGCTAGCTGGTCTATATCCAACAATGAGGTGCTCTTGACAGAACAATTGGATCGTTTCCCTCATATTGATTGGTGTCATCTCATATTCAACGACTTATGTGAAGCTGCCCATAAATGGCATAACAGAAGCACTACAAATGTGTCGGCGACGATATATGGGTGTTCCATTGTCGTTCTT GTGTACTACCTGGACCACCTCCACCACGCTGTAGCCCCCAACAACAAAAGCGACACACCGCGTATCAAATATTTTGACAAGAAAACCATAAAAGCATTGTCAATGGCTGATAAGAGGAAGCCACGTCAGGGCGGTGAACCATTTGGCCACTGTGAT TTTCGGAGCAGCTCAGAGACCTGTTACGCCCCTACACCTGAATTTCATGGTCAATTCGAG tttcaGTTCAGTTCAGATGCATTTGATGTAGCCCAAAATGCACCCTGTGGACATCACACCATCTCTATTCAAGTTCCACTTATCAAAGACATGATTTCAAGCAAGATTCAGCAACTCCCTGCATATCACCATCCCAAATTTGAAGCAAAGCTGCGTGCTTACGACTCAGAGGTTGGCAAGTCATTTGCCACTATCAACCAACGTCTTAGCAAGATTGTCAAAAAGCAGTACGACCTAGCAGACACATTTGGAGAGTTGATTGACGAGGTTCTTCGTGCTGAGATAAATAGTCCAGACAACAAAGATGACATGATAGAACCTTCCAATCCCTCAGCATCAGGTCAGTCATCCAGTTACTATATATGTATCCTGTATCCAAGCATAAATTACACCAATACATCTTCAGCTGGATTAACATGCTCCAGTTTGAAGATTGTTTCAATCCATACACTCG ATCCACTAATGACAGCCACGCAGCTGGAGTCGCAGATGATAGTCACTCAGGTGGAGGCCATATATAAAAGACAACAGGAAATGTGCCGAGCCTTCGAGAGTTCTCGTGATGAATCAGTCACACCTCAAAACATC CGGGGTGACACGACGGAAGATGATGCTCTTCAACTTGACTCTGGCCTAGTTTTGGACCAGATTCTAAGTGGCAAT GAGACATATATGATGCACAAAACACGACACGACTCTGTGCCACTCACACAAATGGACTGTGTTCGCGCCCTTCGACAATTCCTGTGTGCTAAGGTCATGGATTTGAACAG AAATGTCATTGATTTTGGTGAATATGTCGGTACTTGTCGTGATATACAACGATCGTTTGCCGATGGGGAGTGCCTTGACAATGTTTTCATGCAATGCTTCATTGATTGTGTTCGTGATGACGCCACAAATCATATCCCTCCACTAACTGCTCATCAACTTATCCTAGACGCCATTGTTGGG GCTATATTGAACTTCGAGGAGCAGGAACAACACAGTAACACTCATCGGCCGTATGACCCAGCCATCCTAGAGAATTACTTGTCAAAGACACTGCCTTCGTTCAAGCAGTTGGACGAATACAAATCG ATCATGGTCCCTATGCTCCGCGCGGGACATTGGACGTTGTATGTTATCAATTTTCAGAATCGATGCATACACATTCTAGACTCCAATCCATACGGACCAGAACTTGGTGAGACTACATGGGAAAGTTACCATTATGTTCAAATGGACATCGGGAAAAGGAAGTTACCATGGGCCAGACTAATAATGGTTAGACTAAACATGGCTCTCCAACATGTTCGACCAAGATCAAACCTACCTAGATTTGACAACTTTCCAATCGACATGGCTCCAAACTGTCCCACAATGAAAGCAGGGTCTAACGACTGTGGCTTCTTTGCTATGAGGTACATACAATATTATGACTATATGGATGGTGCTATCAATGTAGTTATAGACTCG GATAATTCAGGTGACCTCCGCGCTCTTGCCTTGTATTACCTGATCTTCCATCGACTAAACAAGAATCGCTCATTGTCTCCAGAATTAGAAAGATTCAAGTTCCCCCATTATTAG
- the LOC100303785 gene encoding uncharacterized protein LOC100303785, with the protein MTRPPPHGRRCSCSVLPVREGVAATLLEQAQSPLVGSAPTRRYAASGAGYSFRLVLHDPDASSWASLLVFGPPSARGRGGDLARAGVNSARRLCLDPQRLNIRCNPQDVLVCIQIMNERQRQAVVRKGFFNILDMTIDALGSRTHLCWLMEKLDPKDMTLRIGPGKELKITKETVHLILGLPNTGGGKPLNIDEVNAAVNLRSSLGISKDEFGVAKLQERLRLGGDDDLSIRCFFLILFNRLLFPTASWSISNNEVLLTEQLDRFPHIDWCHLIFNDLCEAAHKWHNRSTTNVSATIYGCSIVVLVYYLDHLHHAVAPNNKSDTPRIKYFDKKTIKALSMADKRKPRQGGEPFGHCDFRSSSETCYAPTPEFHGQFEFQFSSDAFDVAQNAPCGHHTISIQVPLIKDMISSKIQQLPAYHHPKFEAKLRAYDSEVGKSFATINQRLSKIVKKQYDLADTFGELIDEVLRAEINSPDNKDDMIEPSNPSASEHCTQSTDQFISDPLMTATQLESQMIVTQVEAIYKRQQEMCRAFESSRDESVTPQNIRGDTTEDDALQLDSGLVLDQILSGNETYMMHKTRHDSVPLTQMDCVRALRQFLCAKVMDLNRNVIDFGEYVGTCRDIQRSFADGECLDNVFMQCFIDCVRDDATNHIPPLTAHQLILDAIVGAILNFEEQEQHSNTHRPYDPAILENYLSKTLPSFKQLDEYKSIMVPMLRAGHWTLYVINFQNRCIHILDSNPYGPELGETTWESYHYVQMDIGKRKLPWARLIMVRLNMALQHVRPRSNLPRFDNFPIDMAPNCPTMKAGSNDCGFFAMRYIQYYDYMDGAINVVIDSDNSGDLRALALYYLIFHRLNKNRSLSPELERFKFPHY; encoded by the exons ATGACCCGGCCGCCGCCTCATGGGCGTCGTTGCTCGTGCTCGGTCCTCCCAGTGCGCGAGGGCGTGGCGGCGACCTTGCTTGAGCAGGCGCAGAGTCCGCTCGTCGGCTCTGCCCCGACCCGCAGGTACGCCGCCTCTGGCGCCGGATACTCCTTTCGCCTCGTGTTGCACGACCCAGACGCCAGCTCGTGGGCGTCGTTGCTCGTGTTCGGTCCTCCCAGTGCGCGAGGGCGTGGTGGTGACCTCGCTCGCGCAGGCGTGAACTCCGCTCGTCGGCTCTGCCTTGACCCGCAG AGACTAAACATTAGATGCAACCCCCAAGATGTTCTTGTTTGCATTCAGATAATGAATGAAAGGCAACGCCAAGCTGTAGTGAGGAAAGGGTTCTTCAACATACTTGACATGACCATCGATGCACTTGGAAGCCGAACACACCTTTGTTGGCTGATGGAGAAGCTAGACCCGAAAGACATGACTCTTCGCATTGGTCCAGGCAAAGAGctgaaaatcaccaaggagaccgTCCATCTCATCCTGGGTTTACCCAATACTGGTGGTGGGAAGCCTCTAAACATTGATGAAGTAAATGCAGCTGTTAACCTTAGGTCATCACTTGGCATCAGCAAAGATGAGTTTGGAGTTGCAAAGCTGCAAGAACGATTAAGATTAGGAGGCGATGATGACCTCTCAATTCGATGTTTTTTCTTGATCCTTTTCAACCGGCTGCTATTCCCAACTGCTAGCTGGTCTATATCCAACAATGAGGTGCTCTTGACAGAACAATTGGATCGTTTCCCTCATATTGATTGGTGTCATCTCATATTCAACGACTTATGTGAAGCTGCCCATAAATGGCATAACAGAAGCACTACAAATGTGTCGGCGACGATATATGGGTGTTCCATTGTCGTTCTT GTGTACTACCTGGACCACCTCCACCACGCTGTAGCCCCCAACAACAAAAGCGACACACCGCGTATCAAATATTTTGACAAGAAAACCATAAAAGCATTGTCAATGGCTGATAAGAGGAAGCCACGTCAGGGCGGTGAACCATTTGGCCACTGTGAT TTTCGGAGCAGCTCAGAGACCTGTTACGCCCCTACACCTGAATTTCATGGTCAATTCGAG tttcaGTTCAGTTCAGATGCATTTGATGTAGCCCAAAATGCACCCTGTGGACATCACACCATCTCTATTCAAGTTCCACTTATCAAAGACATGATTTCAAGCAAGATTCAGCAACTCCCTGCATATCACCATCCCAAATTTGAAGCAAAGCTGCGTGCTTACGACTCAGAGGTTGGCAAGTCATTTGCCACTATCAACCAACGTCTTAGCAAGATTGTCAAAAAGCAGTACGACCTAGCAGACACATTTGGAGAGTTGATTGACGAGGTTCTTCGTGCTGAGATAAATAGTCCAGACAACAAAGATGACATGATAGAACCTTCCAATCCCTCAGCATCAG AGCATTGCACACAGTCTACTGACCAATTCATCTCAGATCCACTAATGACAGCCACGCAGCTGGAGTCGCAGATGATAGTCACTCAGGTGGAGGCCATATATAAAAGACAACAGGAAATGTGCCGAGCCTTCGAGAGTTCTCGTGATGAATCAGTCACACCTCAAAACATC CGGGGTGACACGACGGAAGATGATGCTCTTCAACTTGACTCTGGCCTAGTTTTGGACCAGATTCTAAGTGGCAAT GAGACATATATGATGCACAAAACACGACACGACTCTGTGCCACTCACACAAATGGACTGTGTTCGCGCCCTTCGACAATTCCTGTGTGCTAAGGTCATGGATTTGAACAG AAATGTCATTGATTTTGGTGAATATGTCGGTACTTGTCGTGATATACAACGATCGTTTGCCGATGGGGAGTGCCTTGACAATGTTTTCATGCAATGCTTCATTGATTGTGTTCGTGATGACGCCACAAATCATATCCCTCCACTAACTGCTCATCAACTTATCCTAGACGCCATTGTTGGG GCTATATTGAACTTCGAGGAGCAGGAACAACACAGTAACACTCATCGGCCGTATGACCCAGCCATCCTAGAGAATTACTTGTCAAAGACACTGCCTTCGTTCAAGCAGTTGGACGAATACAAATCG ATCATGGTCCCTATGCTCCGCGCGGGACATTGGACGTTGTATGTTATCAATTTTCAGAATCGATGCATACACATTCTAGACTCCAATCCATACGGACCAGAACTTGGTGAGACTACATGGGAAAGTTACCATTATGTTCAAATGGACATCGGGAAAAGGAAGTTACCATGGGCCAGACTAATAATGGTTAGACTAAACATGGCTCTCCAACATGTTCGACCAAGATCAAACCTACCTAGATTTGACAACTTTCCAATCGACATGGCTCCAAACTGTCCCACAATGAAAGCAGGGTCTAACGACTGTGGCTTCTTTGCTATGAGGTACATACAATATTATGACTATATGGATGGTGCTATCAATGTAGTTATAGACTCG GATAATTCAGGTGACCTCCGCGCTCTTGCCTTGTATTACCTGATCTTCCATCGACTAAACAAGAATCGCTCATTGTCTCCAGAATTAGAAAGATTCAAGTTCCCCCATTATTAG